One window of the Rosa chinensis cultivar Old Blush unplaced genomic scaffold, RchiOBHm-V2 RchiOBHmChr0c19, whole genome shotgun sequence genome contains the following:
- the LOC112181270 gene encoding NAC domain-containing protein 73, with translation MTHCNDLGQEDQTIIAKDGLTTRTCPSCGYQIKYQQQAGIQNLPGLPAGVKFDPTDQEVLQHLEGKVWSSTDIAAGNKLHHHPLIDQFIPTIEGENGICYTHPHKLPGVSKDGLVRHFFHRPSKAYTTGSRKRRKVHTDRDSSGEGGETRWHKTGKTRPVFVGGKVKGYKKILVLYTNYGKQRKPEKTNWVMHQYHLGNNEEEKDGELVVSKVFYQTQPRQCGNSGMKDLINNNSAKLMKGQSGHNEALVQYCNNANSFISFDQNGQDRSSSNPQIIPHHFPLHDGSFVSLK, from the exons ATGACTCACTGCaatgatcttggtcaggaagacCAAACAATCATTGCCAAAGATGGCCTAACCACCAGAACATGTCCTTCATGTGGTTATCAGATCAAATACCAACAACAG GCCGGAATTCAAAACTTGCCCGGGCTGCCAGCGGGAGTGAAGTTTGATCCTACGGATCAAGAGGTGCTTCAACATTTGGAGGGGAAGGTCTGGAGTAGTACTGATATTGCTGCAGGCAATAAGCTCCACCATCATCCTCTGATAGATCAGTTCATCCCTACAATTGAAGGGGAGAATGGAATTTGCTACACTCATCCACATAAGTTGCCAG GAGTTAGCAAAGATGGGCTGGTACGCCACTTCTTCCATCGACCTTCCAAAGCTTACACAACAGGATCTAGGAAAAGGAGAAAGGTGCACACTGATAGGGATAGCAGCGGCGAGGGAGGCGAGACGCGGTGGCACAAGACAGGCAAGACCAGACCAGTATTTGTTGGTGGCAAAGTGAAAGGGTACAAAAAGATACTTGTGCTCTACACAAACTATGGGAAGCAAAGAAAGCCTGAGAAAACCAACTGGGTAATGCACCAGTACCACCTTGGCAAtaatgaagaagagaaagatggAGAGCTTGTGGTCTCCAAGGTGTTCTACCAAACACAACCTAGACAATGTGGGAACTCAGGTATGAAGGACTTGATTAATAATAACTCTGCCAAATTGATGAAGGGACAAAGTGGGCACAATGAGGCACTTGTTCAGTATTGTAATAATGCTAATTCCTTCATATCCTTTGATCAAAATGGCCAAGATAGATCGAGCAGTAATCCTCAAATAATtcctcatcattttcctcttcaTGATGGGTCGTTTGTTTCTTTGAAATAA
- the LOC112181275 gene encoding protein-lysine methyltransferase C42C1.13, translated as MKFTDSPVIELPVRDAVLSFQQDNGSLHVGTTVWPCSLVLVKFAERWAPPSNHQPQNPYSDLLDFRAKRAVELGAGCGVAAMGLYLLGLTDVVITDIPAVMPALKRNLKRNKPVLGKNLKHAILHWNKADQIAALSPPYDVVVATDVVYIEETVGPLISTMEAMVKDDGVVLLGYQLRSPEAHKLFWEMCEGVFVIEKVPHQDLHPDYAYEETDVYILRKKKKEN; from the coding sequence ATGAAGTTCACAGACTCGCCGGTGATAGAGCTCCCCGTCCGCGACGCCGTCCTCTCCTTCCAACAAGACAACGGCTCCCTCCATGTCGGCACCACCGTCTGGCCCTGCTCCTTAGTCCTCGTTAAGTTCGCCGAGCGCTGGGCCCCACCAAGCAACCACCAACCCCAAAACCCCTATTCCGACCTCCTCGACTTCCGCGCCAAGCGCGCCGTCGAGCTCGGCGCCGGATGCGGAGTCGCCGCCATGGGGCTTTACCTCCTCGGCCTGACCGACGTCGTCATCACCGACATCCCCGCCGTGATGCCGGCGCTGAAGCGAAACCTCAAGCGCAACAAACCGGTCCTCGGCAAGAACCTCAAGCACGCGATTCTCCACTGGAACAAGGCGGACCAGATCGCCGCGCTCAGCCCTCCGTACGACGTCGTTGTGGCGACCGATGTGGTTTATATTGAGGAGACCGTAGGACCCTTGATCTCCACCATGGAGGCGATGGTGAAGGACGACGGCGTCGTTTTGCTTGGGTACCAATTGAGGTCGCCGGAGGCGCATAAGCTCTTCTGGGAAATGTGTGAAGGGGTTTTTGTGATCGAGAAAGTTCCGCACCAGGATTTGCACCCGGATTATGCCTATGAGGAGACCGATGTCTATATCTTGcgcaagaagaaaaaggaaaactgA